A window from Campylobacter concisus encodes these proteins:
- a CDS encoding DedA family protein, with the protein MLHDVIDFIVASVSSWGYAGIFVMMFLESSFFPFPSEIAMIPAGYLAHKGEMSLFLAFLTGTLGSLLGAIFNYYLCYFFGREIVLKYGKFVGITHEKMDKFEAFFNKHGEISTFNSRLIPGIRQYISLPAGLAKMNIFRFCLFTTLGAGIWCAVLLGVGYFIGSNPSKQTLLIITIALLAVVAVISAIYIIKQRKA; encoded by the coding sequence CATATTTGTGATGATGTTTTTAGAAAGCTCGTTTTTTCCATTTCCAAGCGAGATCGCAATGATACCTGCTGGCTATTTGGCACATAAAGGTGAAATGAGTTTATTTTTGGCCTTTCTTACAGGTACGCTTGGTAGCTTACTTGGAGCTATTTTTAACTATTATCTTTGCTACTTTTTTGGACGTGAGATAGTTTTAAAATACGGCAAATTTGTGGGAATCACTCACGAAAAAATGGATAAATTTGAGGCATTTTTCAATAAACACGGTGAAATTTCTACATTTAACTCACGTCTGATTCCTGGCATTCGTCAATACATCAGCCTACCAGCCGGACTTGCTAAGATGAATATATTTAGATTTTGTCTATTTACCACGCTAGGAGCTGGGATTTGGTGTGCTGTTTTGCTTGGAGTTGGCTATTTTATAGGCTCAAATCCTAGCAAACAGACACTTTTAATAATCACAATCGCTCTTTTGGCTGTTGTTGCAGTAATAAGTGCTATCTATATAATAAAGCAGAGAAAAGCCTAA
- the murI gene encoding glutamate racemase: MKIGIFDSGLGGLSVLNEALSKLSEHDFLYYADVKNVPYGQKSRDEILKFSFDAVKFLIENGANAVVVACNTATSVAIKELRANLNVPIIGMEPAVKKAHDLSHNDALKTLVIATPVTVNGAKLKELIANLHAKDKTELLALPRLVNFAENGEFDTENVKSYLKEELAKFDLNKFGFLVLGCTHFNYFKDSLREILPPNISIIDGNEGTINRLISELGLKISTLDQAPKVRFFYSGNEVFSKFELDKISRNLTHLEKMRAIC; this comes from the coding sequence ATGAAGATAGGTATATTTGACTCAGGACTTGGCGGGCTGAGCGTCTTAAATGAAGCTTTAAGTAAGCTTAGCGAGCATGATTTTTTATATTACGCAGACGTTAAAAATGTCCCGTATGGACAAAAAAGCAGGGATGAGATCTTAAAATTTAGCTTTGATGCGGTGAAATTTCTCATAGAAAATGGCGCAAACGCCGTTGTAGTAGCTTGTAACACAGCAACAAGCGTGGCGATAAAAGAGCTTAGAGCAAATTTAAATGTACCTATAATCGGCATGGAGCCAGCCGTAAAAAAGGCGCATGACTTAAGCCATAATGATGCCTTAAAAACGCTAGTCATAGCCACGCCAGTCACCGTAAATGGTGCAAAACTAAAAGAGCTGATCGCAAATTTACACGCAAAAGATAAGACTGAGCTGCTCGCTCTACCACGCCTTGTAAATTTTGCTGAAAATGGGGAATTTGACACCGAGAATGTGAAATCATATCTAAAAGAAGAGTTAGCTAAATTTGATCTAAATAAATTTGGTTTTTTAGTGCTTGGCTGCACACACTTTAACTATTTTAAAGATAGCCTAAGAGAAATTTTGCCACCAAATATAAGCATAATTGATGGCAACGAAGGGACAATAAATCGCCTTATAAGTGAGCTTGGACTAAAAATTTCTACTTTAGATCAAGCCCCAAAAGTTAGATTTTTCTATTCTGGCAATGAAGTATTCAGTAAATTTGAGCTAGATAAAATTTCAAGAAATTTAACTCATCTAGAAAAGATGAGGGCGATTTGCTAG
- a CDS encoding FtsW/RodA/SpoVE family cell cycle protein: protein MAVDKIIFYLCSTLIAISIIFSLSLPVFTVLFFNYDEFHFFIRQFIVGCIGIFIMWWLSRLNPEKTLVWIGFGLLISCGIAMGLMHALPASMVTDAGGARRWIRLPGFSLAPVEFFKIGFVYFLAWSFTRKFSEGKRTLLDEIKILMPYIILFGVAIFLIAVMQNDLGQVVVLALTFVTMALFAGASARLFSIGILGAAFVMTVAIISSEHRILRIKSWWGTIQNMVLSFLPDSVADVLRVADAPEPYQISHSLNAIKHGEFFGEGLGAGIFKLGFLSEVHTDFVLAGIAEEVGVFGILCIVAIFITLLYRIFRISARSENKVYHLFTLGVGLILSFSFLMNSYGITSITPIKGIAVPFLSYGGSSVLAICIGIGMVLMVSKRAKL from the coding sequence TTGGCAGTTGATAAGATCATTTTCTACCTTTGTTCGACTTTGATCGCTATAAGCATTATTTTTTCACTATCTTTGCCAGTTTTTACAGTTTTATTTTTTAATTACGACGAGTTTCACTTTTTCATCCGCCAGTTTATTGTTGGTTGTATCGGAATTTTCATTATGTGGTGGCTTTCTAGGCTCAATCCTGAAAAAACGCTTGTTTGGATAGGGTTTGGCCTTCTTATATCTTGCGGTATCGCCATGGGGCTAATGCATGCATTGCCAGCTTCAATGGTGACTGACGCTGGTGGTGCTAGGCGTTGGATCAGGCTACCTGGCTTTTCGCTAGCTCCAGTTGAGTTTTTTAAAATCGGTTTTGTCTACTTCTTGGCTTGGAGTTTTACTAGAAAATTTAGTGAAGGCAAAAGGACCCTGCTAGATGAGATTAAGATACTTATGCCTTATATTATTCTTTTTGGTGTTGCTATCTTTCTTATTGCTGTTATGCAAAATGACCTTGGTCAAGTGGTCGTGCTAGCACTTACATTTGTGACGATGGCGCTTTTTGCAGGAGCAAGTGCGAGACTTTTTAGCATCGGTATCTTAGGAGCTGCTTTTGTTATGACAGTAGCGATAATCAGCTCTGAGCATAGAATTTTACGTATAAAGTCATGGTGGGGTACGATACAAAATATGGTGCTTTCTTTCTTGCCTGATAGCGTTGCAGATGTATTAAGAGTGGCTGATGCACCAGAGCCATATCAAATTTCTCACTCATTAAACGCTATAAAGCATGGCGAATTTTTCGGCGAAGGGCTTGGTGCTGGTATCTTTAAGCTTGGCTTTTTAAGCGAGGTTCATACTGACTTTGTATTAGCTGGTATCGCTGAAGAGGTCGGTGTATTTGGTATTTTGTGTATCGTAGCTATATTTATAACGCTACTTTATAGAATTTTTAGAATTTCAGCCAGAAGCGAAAATAAGGTCTATCATCTATTTACGCTTGGTGTCGGGCTTATCTTATCGTTTTCGTTTTTAATGAATAGCTATGGCATCACGTCGATCACGCCTATTAAGGGTATTGCTGTGCCATTTCTTAGTTACGGCGGTAGCTCCGTGCTTGCGATTTGTATCGGTATCGGCATGGTTTTGATGGTTAGTAAAAGGGCAAAATTATGA
- the murG gene encoding undecaprenyldiphospho-muramoylpentapeptide beta-N-acetylglucosaminyltransferase produces the protein MIVICGGGTGGHLAIARSFCEELNRRDIKPIFIGSTSGQDKFWFENDENFLQKFFLPSSGVVNKRGFAKLKSLTNIVNLALKCRKIFKQNNVKAVISVGGYSAAPAAIAAIISKVPLFIHEQNAVMGKLNKILKPYAKGFFSSYDEASPYPYPVAKKFFDSARMREELKTILFLGGSQGAKAINELAINLAPYLKEKGINIIHQCGKNGFDELKKRYDELGFNETNLEIFEFSKEIENKMSKADLAISRAGASSLWELCANALPSIFVPFPYAAGNHQFYNAKFLKDKGIAEICLQNREILNKDEVISMIENFDLNKSSKALKEILLPNGAKEIIDKILN, from the coding sequence ATGATTGTTATTTGCGGTGGAGGCACTGGTGGACATTTAGCGATCGCAAGAAGCTTTTGCGAGGAGCTAAATAGACGAGATATTAAGCCTATATTTATCGGCTCAACTAGTGGTCAAGATAAATTTTGGTTTGAAAATGACGAGAATTTTTTACAAAAATTTTTTTTACCAAGCAGTGGTGTGGTAAATAAAAGAGGCTTTGCTAAGCTAAAATCACTAACAAATATCGTAAATCTTGCTCTAAAATGTAGAAAAATTTTTAAGCAAAATAACGTTAAGGCAGTAATTAGCGTAGGAGGCTACTCAGCAGCTCCAGCGGCTATTGCAGCCATTATCTCAAAAGTGCCGCTTTTTATCCACGAACAAAATGCTGTAATGGGCAAATTAAATAAAATTTTAAAGCCCTACGCGAAAGGCTTTTTTAGCTCTTATGATGAAGCTTCGCCCTACCCTTACCCTGTGGCAAAGAAATTTTTCGATAGTGCAAGAATGAGAGAGGAGCTAAAGACTATTTTGTTTTTAGGCGGCTCGCAAGGCGCAAAAGCGATAAATGAACTAGCTATAAATTTAGCTCCATATCTTAAAGAAAAAGGCATAAATATAATTCATCAATGTGGTAAAAACGGCTTTGATGAACTTAAAAAAAGATATGATGAACTTGGCTTTAATGAAACGAATTTAGAAATTTTTGAATTTAGTAAAGAGATAGAAAATAAGATGAGCAAGGCTGACCTTGCCATATCAAGAGCAGGAGCTAGCTCACTTTGGGAGCTTTGCGCAAATGCTTTGCCATCTATCTTTGTGCCATTTCCTTATGCTGCTGGTAATCATCAGTTTTATAACGCTAAATTTTTAAAAGATAAAGGCATTGCTGAAATTTGTTTGCAAAATAGAGAAATTTTAAACAAAGACGAAGTTATAAGCATGATAGAAAATTTTGATCTAAACAAAAGCAGTAAAGCTCTAAAAGAGATCCTTTTGCCAAATGGAGCAAAAGAGATAATTGATAAAATTTTAAACTAG
- a CDS encoding adenylosuccinate lyase, translated as MKVTQTLESLSILTDNDTLFRELRDMISRNFTKILSNKNKVISFYEESEIPQRKCFLKFIKKLYEKQSDDKLDIRFANYKTIKLGFVQKNTLTPVISLNVNFVKNEVKFELKDALCRDFASYISESLIKSNVTFSKNDDFLNITISNDNDINTLNKLLYKRSYPKFSVNFIYDEKDYKAFKQGIKIKSSSKFVSRFSVLANLLEENFGILGCKKDDDFETIRQSYLSLVNIYHPDRHANKNPLIQEEYAKKFKNIQSAYESLKPYFKNQENFVMVG; from the coding sequence ATGAAAGTTACGCAAACATTAGAATCTCTAAGCATTTTAACTGATAATGACACTTTGTTTCGTGAGCTTAGAGATATGATAAGCAGAAATTTTACAAAAATTTTATCTAATAAAAATAAGGTTATTTCGTTTTATGAAGAGAGCGAGATCCCGCAACGCAAGTGCTTTTTAAAATTTATAAAAAAACTTTATGAAAAGCAAAGCGATGATAAGCTTGATATTCGTTTTGCAAACTATAAAACCATAAAGCTTGGCTTTGTTCAAAAAAATACCCTAACTCCAGTCATTAGCCTAAACGTAAATTTTGTAAAAAATGAAGTCAAATTTGAACTAAAAGATGCACTTTGCAGAGACTTTGCTAGCTACATCAGCGAGAGTCTGATAAAAAGTAATGTTACTTTTAGCAAAAATGATGATTTTTTAAATATCACCATCTCAAATGACAACGACATAAACACATTAAACAAACTACTCTACAAAAGAAGCTACCCAAAATTTAGCGTAAATTTTATCTATGATGAAAAAGACTACAAAGCCTTTAAACAAGGCATAAAAATAAAAAGCTCATCTAAATTTGTAAGTAGATTTTCTGTGCTTGCAAATTTACTTGAGGAAAATTTTGGGATTTTAGGTTGTAAAAAAGATGATGACTTTGAAACTATCAGACAAAGTTATCTTTCACTCGTAAATATCTATCACCCAGACAGGCACGCCAACAAAAATCCTCTCATACAAGAAGAATACGCAAAGAAATTTAAAAATATTCAATCTGCTTATGAGAGTCTAAAACCATACTTTAAAAATCAAGAAAATTTTGTGATGGTTGGCTAG
- a CDS encoding RNA polymerase factor sigma-54 has product MLRQKQTLAPKIKLNQTLRSWLPILQSGLDELKETLEPFIKDNPFATIEHKNLEKSEKKRNFFEQVSRNSVSESIEALSIYKESLYEKLISQINPPLFPTQKSQNIAYKIIECLDDEGYFSYDDEIFAGFNESEVERVRARFAYLEPCGVGAKDVKESFLFQLSEAEASDEIIECAKKIILNFENIEKLRKLKFYNDALKIIKKFKNPPAIEYLEDEKEAVPDIFVLSTSSGISVQINDEYYPEILVDTDGLDEKEAFVNSRIKEASELIDALEMRKATLYKIGLMIVEYQYDYFLGGDIKPMKLKDLADELGRNPSTISRAIANKYLSCSRGTVALKNFFATGFDEETSNAAIKEFLLELIKGEDHKKPLSDLKIQELIQAKFNIQIVRRTITKYRKILNIGSSSQRKRVYQING; this is encoded by the coding sequence ATGCTAAGGCAAAAGCAAACTTTAGCGCCAAAGATCAAACTAAACCAAACACTGCGAAGCTGGCTTCCCATCCTTCAAAGTGGGCTTGATGAGCTAAAAGAGACGCTTGAGCCTTTTATAAAAGACAATCCATTTGCCACGATCGAACATAAAAATTTAGAAAAAAGCGAAAAAAAACGAAATTTTTTTGAGCAGGTTAGTAGAAATTCTGTTAGTGAGAGCATCGAGGCTTTAAGCATCTACAAAGAAAGCCTCTATGAAAAGCTAATTAGTCAAATCAATCCGCCACTTTTTCCCACGCAAAAGTCTCAAAATATCGCGTATAAGATCATTGAGTGCTTAGATGATGAGGGCTATTTTTCTTATGATGATGAAATTTTTGCGGGCTTTAATGAGAGCGAAGTGGAGCGAGTTAGGGCGAGATTTGCCTACCTTGAGCCATGTGGCGTTGGTGCAAAGGACGTAAAAGAGAGCTTTTTATTTCAGCTAAGTGAGGCAGAGGCAAGCGATGAGATCATAGAGTGCGCGAAAAAGATCATCTTAAATTTTGAAAATATAGAAAAACTTAGAAAGCTAAAATTTTACAACGACGCGCTAAAGATCATAAAAAAATTTAAAAATCCACCGGCCATTGAGTATCTTGAAGATGAAAAAGAAGCAGTGCCTGACATCTTCGTGCTAAGCACAAGTAGTGGCATAAGTGTACAGATAAATGATGAGTACTATCCAGAAATTTTGGTTGATACCGATGGATTAGACGAGAAAGAGGCCTTTGTAAACTCACGTATAAAAGAGGCGAGCGAGCTCATAGACGCCCTTGAGATGAGAAAAGCGACGCTTTATAAGATAGGGCTCATGATAGTTGAGTATCAGTATGACTACTTTTTGGGTGGTGACATAAAACCTATGAAGCTAAAAGACCTAGCAGACGAGCTTGGGCGCAACCCATCAACCATATCAAGAGCGATCGCAAACAAATATCTAAGCTGTTCAAGAGGCACGGTCGCACTTAAAAATTTCTTTGCAACTGGCTTTGACGAGGAGACTTCAAATGCTGCGATAAAAGAATTTTTACTAGAGCTCATTAAAGGTGAAGACCACAAAAAGCCACTTTCTGATCTAAAAATCCAAGAGCTAATCCAAGCTAAATTTAACATCCAAATCGTTCGCCGAACTATCACAAAATACCGCAAAATTCTAAACATCGGCAGCTCAAGCCAGCGAAAAAGAGTCTATCAGATAAACGGCTAA
- the lptB gene encoding LPS export ABC transporter ATP-binding protein, with product MHKLEVKDLKKTIKKTEIIKGISLEVNSGEVVGLLGPNGAGKTTTFYMICGLISPTSGDVFLNDEKITNVPLHKRAHLGIGYLPQESSIFKELSVEENLLLGAEILNQSEEEIAKRVNEMLNMLNIEPIRLRKGVSLSGGERRRCEIARSLIIKPKFLLLDEPFAGVDPIAVSDIQSIVRDLKKLGIGVLITDHNVRETLAICDRAYVIKDGSLLASGSASEVANNKLVRTHYLGEEFKLLE from the coding sequence GTGCATAAACTAGAAGTAAAAGATCTAAAAAAGACGATTAAAAAAACTGAGATCATAAAAGGCATATCTTTAGAGGTAAATAGCGGCGAAGTCGTGGGGCTCCTTGGGCCAAATGGTGCTGGAAAGACGACTACTTTTTATATGATCTGTGGGCTCATCTCACCAACTAGCGGAGATGTCTTTTTAAATGATGAAAAGATCACAAACGTCCCACTTCACAAAAGAGCACACCTTGGTATTGGCTATTTGCCGCAAGAATCAAGCATATTTAAAGAGCTAAGTGTCGAAGAAAATTTACTTCTTGGTGCTGAAATTTTAAATCAAAGCGAAGAAGAGATAGCAAAAAGAGTAAATGAGATGCTAAATATGCTAAATATCGAGCCTATCCGCCTAAGAAAGGGTGTTAGCCTAAGTGGTGGCGAGCGCAGACGCTGTGAGATCGCTAGAAGTCTCATCATAAAGCCAAAATTTTTGCTGCTTGATGAGCCATTTGCAGGTGTTGACCCGATCGCAGTTAGCGACATCCAAAGTATCGTTAGAGATCTTAAAAAGCTAGGCATCGGCGTTTTGATAACTGACCACAACGTCCGCGAGACGCTAGCCATTTGCGACAGAGCTTACGTAATCAAAGATGGCTCACTTCTAGCAAGCGGCAGTGCGAGTGAAGTGGCAAACAACAAGCTCGTTAGAACGCACTATCTTGGCGAAGAATTTAAGCTACTTGAGTAG
- the tsaE gene encoding tRNA (adenosine(37)-N6)-threonylcarbamoyltransferase complex ATPase subunit type 1 TsaE — translation MVFELLENELNELVRVLPKSGVVLLSGDLASGKTTLAKAIIKAHGIDESVTSPTFSLMQIYGKDIYHYDIYQIGFDGMAKNGLFENLFEEGLHLVEWGDENLEKALKKNGESYTLVKISPSKNGRKYEVISA, via the coding sequence ATGGTTTTTGAGCTTTTAGAAAATGAGCTTAACGAGCTTGTGCGGGTGCTGCCAAAAAGTGGTGTGGTGCTACTAAGCGGCGATCTAGCAAGTGGCAAAACAACGCTTGCAAAGGCGATCATCAAGGCTCATGGCATAGATGAGAGCGTGACGTCGCCGACATTTTCTTTGATGCAAATTTATGGTAAAGATATCTACCACTACGATATTTACCAGATCGGTTTTGATGGGATGGCAAAAAATGGTCTTTTTGAAAATTTGTTTGAAGAGGGGCTTCATCTAGTAGAGTGGGGCGATGAAAATTTAGAAAAAGCTCTAAAGAAAAACGGCGAGAGCTATACGTTAGTAAAAATTTCTCCTAGCAAAAACGGCAGAAAATACGAGGTTATAAGTGCATAA
- a CDS encoding RNA-binding S4 domain-containing protein: MRVDKFLNVVNITKRRTVSEDMCKSGVVSINGVQAKAAKDVKVGDVVSIKFLTREARYEVLAIPTTKSIPKSAQSEYVKEL, translated from the coding sequence ATGAGAGTAGATAAATTTTTAAACGTAGTAAATATCACCAAAAGGCGTACCGTTAGCGAAGATATGTGCAAAAGCGGCGTTGTGAGCATCAATGGCGTGCAAGCAAAAGCGGCAAAAGATGTTAAGGTTGGCGATGTGGTTAGTATCAAATTTCTAACGCGCGAGGCGAGATACGAGGTGCTAGCGATCCCAACTACAAAAAGCATACCAAAAAGCGCTCAAAGCGAATATGTAAAAGAGCTTTGA